From Coffea arabica cultivar ET-39 chromosome 2e, Coffea Arabica ET-39 HiFi, whole genome shotgun sequence, the proteins below share one genomic window:
- the LOC113730588 gene encoding uncharacterized protein isoform X1, with the protein MLGTNMESFDQKSLERVLSQRALQMGNSFPCKICVVGFLCGVCLTSLFLAALTSFGAFELARTPSLTFSGGILKTDSTSGYAIIGSDCNSKQKEKERITFSQKSAIIEIDERVQRLYSVWSNSLSKSASEKGQSGISRLDGQNFPDAPHLENCRLRVEINRRLDSRAENESSPPWTIWKGMLDNFPLTTDEQQRYLRHQLTSESAYLPWITGSDEENYPLTRKVQHDIWFHQHPSNCRDPSIRFLVADWERLPGFGIGAQIAGMCGLLAIAIKEKRVLVTNYYNRADHDGCKGTSRSSWSCYFFPETSQECRERAFELMQSKEAWEKGIIRAKENYTSKEIWAGRIPRIWGSPWSYMQPTTEINGTLIAYHHKMDRRWWRAQAVRYLMRFQSEYTCNLMNTARHEAFGWEAAKMVLSNMNSDVEEQDAVEKDRHDIEKFVWSNHKPWIPKPLLSMHVRMGDKACEMKVVGFQEYMHLAERIKKRFPHLNSIWLSTEMQEVIDKSKSCPHWRFYYTNVTRQEGNTLMATYEASLGRETSTNYPLVNFLMASEADFFIGALGSTWCFLIDGMRNTGGKVMSGYLSVNKDRYW; encoded by the exons ATGCTGGGAACAAATATGGAGTCTTTCGATCAAAAGTCTCTCGAAAGAGTACTTTCACAGCGAGCTCTCCAGATGGGGAATTCATTTCCATGTAAAATTTGTGTGGTGGGATTCCTTTGTGGGGTCTGCCTAACCTCGTTGTTTCTGGCTGCTCTCACTTCATTTGGTGCTTTTGAGCTTGCACGGACTCCTTCCTTAACCTTTTCCGGTGGAATTTTAAAAACAGACTCTACTTCGGGAT ATGCCATTATAGGTAGTGACTGCAACtctaaacaaaaagaaaaggaaagaataaCGTTTTCACAGAAAAGTGCCATCATTGAAATTGATGAGAGAGTGCAACGACTGTATTCAGTTTGGAGTAATTCTTTAAGCAAATCTGCATCTGAGAAAGGTCAGTCAGGAATCAGCAGATTGGATGGACAAAATTTCCCAGATGCACCTCACTTGGAGAACTGTAGATTGAGAGTTGAAATAAATCGTCGTCTTGACAGCAGGGCTGAGAACGAGAGCTCCCCACCATGGACAATTTGGAAGGGAATGTTAGATAATTTCCCATTGACAACTGATGAGCAGCAAAGGTACCTCAGACATCAATTGACGTCGGAAAGTGCTTATCTGCCTTGG ATAACTGGATCAGATGAGGAGAATTATCCTTTGACCAGGAAAGTGCAACATGACATATGGTTCCATCAGCATCCATCCAACTGTAGAGATCCTAGCATAAGGTTTCTTGTCGCTGATTGGGAGCGATTGCCTGGATTTGGTATTGGAGCTCAGATTGCTGGCATGTGTGGTCTTCTTGCCATTGCGATAAAAGAAAAACGGGTGCTTGTGACTAACTACTACAATCGAGCAGATCATGATGGTTGTAAAG GTACTTCACGCTCCAGTTGGTCTTGCTACTTCTTTCCGGAAACATCCCAAGAATGCAGAGAACGAGCATTTGAGCTTATGCAAAGCAAAGAAGCATGGGAAAAGGGGATCATAAGAGCGAAAGAGAATTACACTTCAAAAGAAATCTGGGCTGGACGGATTCCCAG GATCTGGGGCAGTCCTTGGAGTTATATGCAGCCCACTACAGAAATAAATgggactttgattgcttatcatcataaaatggatcGAAGATGGTGGCGTGCTCAG GCAGTGCGCTATTTGATGAGGTTTCAGTCTGAGTACACATGCAACTTGATGAATACTGCACGCCATGAAGCATTCGGATGGGAAGCAGCGAAAATGGTTCTCTCAAACATGAATTCAGATGTGGAAGAG CAGGATGCTGTAGAAAAGGACAGACATGACATAGAAAAGTTTGTATGGTCGAATCACAAACCATGGATTCCTAAGCCTTTGCTAAGCATGCATGTGAGAATGGGTGATAAAGCATGTGAAATGAAGGTGGTTGGATTCCAGGAATACATGCATCTAGCTGAAAGAATCAAAAAGCGCTTCCCTCATCTTAACAGCATCTGGCTTTCCACTGAGATGCAG GAAGTCATTGACAAATCAAAATCGTGCCCTCATTGGAGATTCTACTACACAAACGTGACGCGACAAGAAGGGAACACTTTGATGGCAACTTATGAAGCCAGCCTTGGCAGGGAAACAAGCACCAACTATCCCCTGGTTAATTTTTTGATGGCTTCTGAAGCTGACTTCTTCATAGGAGCATTAGGTTCCACATGGTGCTTTCTCATAGATGGCATGAGGAATACGGGAGGAAAAGTCATGTCAGGATACTTGAGTGTGAACAAGGACAGATACTGGTAG
- the LOC113730588 gene encoding uncharacterized protein isoform X2 translates to MLGTNMESFDQKSLERVLSQRALQMGNSFPCKICVVGFLCGVCLTSLFLAALTSFGAFELARTPSLTFSGGILKTDSTSGYAIIGSDCNSKQKEKERITFSQKSAIIEIDERVQRLYSVWSNSLSKSASEKGQSGISRLDGQNFPDAPHLENCRLRVEINRRLDSRAENESSPPWTIWKGMLDNFPLTTDEQQRYLRHQLTSESAYLPWITGSDEENYPLTRKVQHDIWFHQHPSNCRDPSIRFLVADWERLPGFGIGAQIAGMCGLLAIAIKEKRVLVTNYYNRADHDGCKGTSRSSWSCYFFPETSQECRERAFELMQSKEAWEKGIIRAKENYTSKEIWAGRIPRIWGSPWSYMQPTTEINGTLIAYHHKMDRRWWRAQAVRYLMRFQSEYTCNLMNTARHEAFGWEAAKMVLSNMNSDVEEDAVEKDRHDIEKFVWSNHKPWIPKPLLSMHVRMGDKACEMKVVGFQEYMHLAERIKKRFPHLNSIWLSTEMQEVIDKSKSCPHWRFYYTNVTRQEGNTLMATYEASLGRETSTNYPLVNFLMASEADFFIGALGSTWCFLIDGMRNTGGKVMSGYLSVNKDRYW, encoded by the exons ATGCTGGGAACAAATATGGAGTCTTTCGATCAAAAGTCTCTCGAAAGAGTACTTTCACAGCGAGCTCTCCAGATGGGGAATTCATTTCCATGTAAAATTTGTGTGGTGGGATTCCTTTGTGGGGTCTGCCTAACCTCGTTGTTTCTGGCTGCTCTCACTTCATTTGGTGCTTTTGAGCTTGCACGGACTCCTTCCTTAACCTTTTCCGGTGGAATTTTAAAAACAGACTCTACTTCGGGAT ATGCCATTATAGGTAGTGACTGCAACtctaaacaaaaagaaaaggaaagaataaCGTTTTCACAGAAAAGTGCCATCATTGAAATTGATGAGAGAGTGCAACGACTGTATTCAGTTTGGAGTAATTCTTTAAGCAAATCTGCATCTGAGAAAGGTCAGTCAGGAATCAGCAGATTGGATGGACAAAATTTCCCAGATGCACCTCACTTGGAGAACTGTAGATTGAGAGTTGAAATAAATCGTCGTCTTGACAGCAGGGCTGAGAACGAGAGCTCCCCACCATGGACAATTTGGAAGGGAATGTTAGATAATTTCCCATTGACAACTGATGAGCAGCAAAGGTACCTCAGACATCAATTGACGTCGGAAAGTGCTTATCTGCCTTGG ATAACTGGATCAGATGAGGAGAATTATCCTTTGACCAGGAAAGTGCAACATGACATATGGTTCCATCAGCATCCATCCAACTGTAGAGATCCTAGCATAAGGTTTCTTGTCGCTGATTGGGAGCGATTGCCTGGATTTGGTATTGGAGCTCAGATTGCTGGCATGTGTGGTCTTCTTGCCATTGCGATAAAAGAAAAACGGGTGCTTGTGACTAACTACTACAATCGAGCAGATCATGATGGTTGTAAAG GTACTTCACGCTCCAGTTGGTCTTGCTACTTCTTTCCGGAAACATCCCAAGAATGCAGAGAACGAGCATTTGAGCTTATGCAAAGCAAAGAAGCATGGGAAAAGGGGATCATAAGAGCGAAAGAGAATTACACTTCAAAAGAAATCTGGGCTGGACGGATTCCCAG GATCTGGGGCAGTCCTTGGAGTTATATGCAGCCCACTACAGAAATAAATgggactttgattgcttatcatcataaaatggatcGAAGATGGTGGCGTGCTCAG GCAGTGCGCTATTTGATGAGGTTTCAGTCTGAGTACACATGCAACTTGATGAATACTGCACGCCATGAAGCATTCGGATGGGAAGCAGCGAAAATGGTTCTCTCAAACATGAATTCAGATGTGGAAGAG GATGCTGTAGAAAAGGACAGACATGACATAGAAAAGTTTGTATGGTCGAATCACAAACCATGGATTCCTAAGCCTTTGCTAAGCATGCATGTGAGAATGGGTGATAAAGCATGTGAAATGAAGGTGGTTGGATTCCAGGAATACATGCATCTAGCTGAAAGAATCAAAAAGCGCTTCCCTCATCTTAACAGCATCTGGCTTTCCACTGAGATGCAG GAAGTCATTGACAAATCAAAATCGTGCCCTCATTGGAGATTCTACTACACAAACGTGACGCGACAAGAAGGGAACACTTTGATGGCAACTTATGAAGCCAGCCTTGGCAGGGAAACAAGCACCAACTATCCCCTGGTTAATTTTTTGATGGCTTCTGAAGCTGACTTCTTCATAGGAGCATTAGGTTCCACATGGTGCTTTCTCATAGATGGCATGAGGAATACGGGAGGAAAAGTCATGTCAGGATACTTGAGTGTGAACAAGGACAGATACTGGTAG